Genomic window (Vidua macroura isolate BioBank_ID:100142 chromosome 3, ASM2450914v1, whole genome shotgun sequence):
CTGTGCAATGTGATGGGGACATTGCTTGTCCAAGAGCTCTTTAAGAGAATCTCTTTAGCTGTGGTTTAGCACTAACAGGCTGAGCCCCTCGGAGAAGGCGGGTCAGGATTTCTGCTAGCATGATGGGCTTAGTGATCTTTAACATTGCCAAGAGCAGTTCTAACTGGGTTTTAGGTAGCATCAGTATATCAAATTTGGTTCCTTTTTCCAAGGCCTTCATATAAGAGCAGAAATTGAGGGTCcacaaaacagaaggaaaagggggaggggaggagcaCACAATGCTCAcagtatatttttatacatatttacaGAAGGAAGAGCTGTGCTATCCAAACTTGAGCTTTCCCCATGGATGAGTCAAACATAACGTTTCATCCCAGCGAAGGCACAGAGAACATCTCAATGCACAGAAACATTTCTACACAGGAAAGGGTCTGGGAGATATTGACCCCACTTTGGGTAATTATGATCATCTCCTTCCTGGGTTTTTGTGAAAATGGAATTGTCCTCTGGTGCCTCTGCTTCCAGATCAAAAGAAACCCATTCACTGCGTACATCACACACTTGTCCATTGCTGATATCTCCTTACTGCTTTGTACGTTTATTCTGTCAATTGAGTACATTGCTGGCTTTGGATTTGCATATGGTTTTTACTATTATGTAACCACCACACTATCTATTGTCTTCCTTCTTGGCTATAATACTGGTCTCTATCTCCTGACAGCCATCAGTATTGAGAGGTGTCTGTCTATTGTTTACCCCATCTGGTACCGATGCCACCGGTCACAGCACCAATCGGCAGTTGTGTGTGCGATTCTGTGGACTCTGTCTTTTTTCATGACAGTAGCCGAATATTTAGCATGCAAAGATGATTCAACCAAGGAACAATTTGACGACGGCAACCATTGCCAAGCACTGCTCATCTTCACATGGATCCTGACTTTCATGATCTTCATTCCTC
Coding sequences:
- the MAS1 gene encoding proto-oncogene Mas; its protein translation is MDESNITFHPSEGTENISMHRNISTQERVWEILTPLWVIMIISFLGFCENGIVLWCLCFQIKRNPFTAYITHLSIADISLLLCTFILSIEYIAGFGFAYGFYYYVTTTLSIVFLLGYNTGLYLLTAISIERCLSIVYPIWYRCHRSQHQSAVVCAILWTLSFFMTVAEYLACKDDSTKEQFDDGNHCQALLIFTWILTFMIFIPLMILSSLILVIRIHRNSLRPHSSKLYIIIVVTVIVFLIFAMPMRLLYLLNYHHWSSLLSQQNHVTIVLSTVNSSINPLVYFFVGSSKKNRFKESLKVVLSRALTDGLRPRSQEVGMSLDIAETIF